One region of Candidatus Peribacteraceae bacterium genomic DNA includes:
- a CDS encoding ComF family protein, which translates to MFQTLLDFLFPRRSLTGTEGEWITEEERAQLKADPVVLETEQLRRQGFLSLDRLVAAADYRKVPLVRKAVHTLKYRGTRAMVQELSAFLASVSDRFSLRQHPHITPVPLHWSRRFRRGFNQAELLARCVAEKLGLTFSDLLQRKRATGSQVGRSRGDRLGAMENAFRVRRGGPVPPSVILVDDICTTGATMDACAKALKEAGASFVEGWVVAKD; encoded by the coding sequence ATGTTCCAAACCCTCCTCGACTTCCTCTTTCCCCGCCGCTCCCTCACCGGAACGGAAGGGGAGTGGATCACGGAAGAAGAACGGGCGCAGCTGAAGGCCGATCCCGTGGTCCTCGAAACGGAGCAGTTGCGGCGGCAGGGGTTCCTCTCCCTCGACCGCCTGGTGGCCGCCGCCGATTACCGAAAAGTTCCCCTGGTGCGGAAGGCGGTCCACACACTCAAGTACCGCGGGACGCGCGCCATGGTGCAGGAACTTTCCGCGTTTCTCGCGTCCGTGTCGGACCGGTTTTCCCTTCGGCAGCATCCTCACATCACTCCCGTCCCTCTCCATTGGTCGCGCCGTTTTAGGAGAGGATTCAACCAGGCGGAACTCCTGGCGCGCTGCGTCGCGGAAAAGCTCGGCCTCACGTTCAGCGATCTTCTTCAGCGCAAGCGCGCGACCGGCTCGCAGGTGGGGCGGAGCAGGGGGGATAGGCTGGGCGCGATGGAGAATGCCTTCCGGGTGCGAAGAGGGGGACCGGTGCCCCCGTCCGTCATTCTGGTTGATGATATCTGCACCACGGGGGCCACCATGGATGCGTGCGCAAAAGCGCTGAAGGAAGCGGGTGCGTCGTTCGTGGAGGGGTGGGTGGTGGCGAAGGATTGA
- a CDS encoding M50 family metallopeptidase, which translates to MTLFISAVAFLILLSVLVIIHELGHFFAAKEAGVVVEEFGFGLPPKAMHLFVWKGTKFTLNWIPFGGFVRLKGENLERESDRHVRGSFSAASIPARIVILTAGVAMNFLFAMLLFTIGFSVGRWIPTYLDYEGLQAAAARGEVHMVPAVLIDELVPEGTAQAAGVSVPSILTHVNGQPITSPGEVSAIQKGRREVTYTLLAGEALDQEQTITLPIGEDGITGVMLRPFPRELSAPIRSPLSAAYYSLREAHIMTVQTILGMKQLVVSLFSRGSVPEGVTGIVGIAELTHMSVQDGFMTYLRLVAILSLSLAVLNILPLPALDGGRLVFVLAELIRRRPANRKFEVTTNLVGFLVLIGLILIITYNDIIKLF; encoded by the coding sequence ATGACCTTGTTCATCTCCGCCGTCGCATTCCTCATCCTCCTCTCCGTCCTCGTCATCATTCACGAGCTCGGGCACTTCTTCGCCGCGAAGGAAGCGGGCGTGGTTGTGGAAGAATTCGGCTTCGGGCTGCCGCCGAAGGCCATGCACCTCTTCGTGTGGAAGGGGACGAAATTCACGCTCAACTGGATCCCGTTCGGGGGGTTCGTGCGGCTCAAGGGGGAGAATTTGGAGAGGGAATCGGACCGGCATGTGCGGGGGAGTTTTTCGGCGGCGTCCATCCCCGCGCGCATCGTCATCCTCACGGCGGGCGTGGCCATGAACTTCCTCTTCGCCATGCTCCTCTTCACCATCGGGTTCTCGGTGGGGAGGTGGATCCCCACGTACCTGGATTACGAAGGCCTGCAGGCCGCGGCGGCGCGGGGGGAGGTGCACATGGTGCCGGCCGTGCTCATTGATGAATTGGTGCCCGAAGGAACAGCCCAGGCCGCCGGGGTGTCCGTCCCCAGCATCCTCACGCACGTCAACGGCCAGCCGATCACCTCGCCCGGCGAAGTGTCCGCCATCCAGAAGGGGAGGAGGGAAGTGACGTACACGCTCCTCGCGGGCGAGGCGCTGGACCAGGAGCAGACCATCACGCTTCCCATAGGGGAGGATGGCATCACCGGGGTCATGCTCCGTCCGTTCCCGCGGGAGCTTTCCGCCCCCATCCGCTCGCCGCTCTCCGCCGCCTACTACTCCCTCCGTGAGGCGCACATCATGACGGTGCAGACCATCCTGGGCATGAAGCAACTGGTGGTCTCCCTCTTCTCCCGCGGCAGCGTGCCCGAAGGAGTCACGGGAATCGTGGGGATCGCGGAACTCACGCATATGTCGGTCCAGGACGGTTTCATGACGTACCTGCGCCTCGTCGCCATCCTCAGCTTGAGCCTGGCCGTGCTCAATATCCTGCCGCTCCCGGCGCTCGACGGCGGCCGCCTGGTGTTCGTCCTCGCGGAACTCATCCGGCGCAGGCCGGCGAACCGCAAGTTCGAGGTCACCACGAACCTGGTGGGCTTCCTGGTCCTCATCGGCCTCATCCTCATCATCACGTACAACGACATCATCAAGCTCTTCTGA
- the dnaA gene encoding chromosomal replication initiator protein DnaA, protein MPIAAPPAPASAVDPALRELWVAILKKFSSQLQRSQFITWFKDTAVLGYEEGNLVIGLPLPMFLNWHMEHYRPLTLQIAQEIDPNIRQIVYKVDVGLKDNPERSIDILQLFPEQRRRKLPGRQEVKLAEGIVSKVLNPRYTLEHFVVGSNSRLAHAACQAVAAQPGGKYNPLFLYGGVGLGKTHLLQGTGNAILRQMPKAAVVYTTSEDFTNQVIEAIQHQKMETLRRRYRLVDVLIIDDVQFLANKERTMEEFFHTFNALYEDRKQVIISADRAPQELQLEDRLISRFERGMIADISVPDYETRLAILAEKAAEYEIFLDMTVLQFIAEHATRNVRELEGILMQAVALYELEQRMPTVRSIAEIMRKLNKDPYAEEVPVGFETPEKRKATFQDLLEAVSRYYSVSVQDMIGQSRVREILIPRQIAMFLGKKHLLMSYVRLGDIFSNRDHTTVMNACEKIDQKLQNDPQLLREVRAIEQEAGLV, encoded by the coding sequence GTGCCCATCGCAGCCCCTCCTGCACCGGCTTCTGCCGTCGACCCCGCGCTTCGAGAACTGTGGGTGGCTATCCTCAAGAAATTTTCCTCCCAGCTCCAGCGCAGCCAGTTCATCACCTGGTTCAAGGACACCGCCGTTCTGGGGTATGAGGAGGGCAACCTCGTGATCGGCTTGCCGCTCCCCATGTTCCTCAATTGGCACATGGAGCACTATCGGCCCCTCACGCTGCAGATCGCCCAGGAGATCGACCCCAACATCCGGCAGATCGTGTACAAGGTGGATGTGGGGCTGAAGGACAACCCGGAACGCTCCATCGATATCCTCCAGCTCTTCCCCGAGCAGAGGCGGCGCAAGCTCCCGGGCCGGCAAGAAGTGAAGCTGGCGGAGGGCATCGTGAGCAAGGTGCTCAATCCCCGCTACACGCTGGAGCATTTCGTGGTGGGGTCCAACAGCCGCCTCGCCCACGCGGCGTGCCAGGCGGTGGCCGCGCAACCGGGCGGCAAGTACAACCCGCTCTTCCTCTACGGCGGCGTGGGGCTGGGGAAGACGCACCTGCTGCAGGGCACGGGGAACGCCATCCTGCGCCAAATGCCCAAGGCGGCGGTGGTCTACACCACGTCCGAGGACTTCACCAACCAGGTGATCGAGGCCATCCAGCACCAGAAGATGGAAACGCTGCGCCGCCGCTACCGCCTGGTGGACGTCCTCATCATCGACGACGTGCAGTTCCTGGCCAACAAGGAGCGGACCATGGAGGAGTTCTTCCACACCTTCAACGCGCTCTACGAGGACCGCAAGCAGGTGATCATCTCCGCCGACCGCGCGCCGCAGGAACTCCAATTGGAGGACCGCCTCATCTCCCGCTTCGAGCGCGGCATGATCGCCGATATCTCCGTCCCAGATTACGAGACGCGCCTCGCCATTTTGGCGGAGAAGGCGGCCGAGTACGAAATCTTCCTGGACATGACCGTGCTCCAGTTCATCGCGGAACACGCCACGCGCAACGTCCGCGAACTGGAAGGCATCCTCATGCAGGCCGTGGCGCTCTACGAGCTGGAGCAGCGCATGCCCACGGTGCGGAGCATCGCGGAGATCATGCGGAAGCTGAACAAGGACCCCTACGCCGAGGAGGTGCCCGTGGGGTTCGAAACGCCGGAGAAGCGCAAGGCTACGTTCCAAGACCTTCTGGAGGCGGTGAGCCGTTACTACTCCGTGTCGGTGCAGGACATGATCGGCCAGTCCCGCGTGCGCGAGATTCTCATTCCGCGCCAGATCGCCATGTTTTTGGGCAAGAAGCATCTGCTCATGAGCTACGTTCGCCTGGGCGATATCTTCAGCAACCGCGACCACACCACCGTCATGAATGCCTGCGAGAAGATCGACCAAAAGCTGCAGAACGATCCCCAACTGTTGCGGGAGGTGCGTGCCATAGAACAGGAGGCGGGGTTGGTATGA